The DNA window GTCCAATGTTGAAgtgaatgggctacagcagcagaagaaaaaataagtaataaatacctaataaagtggtcactgagtgcatgtcaAAGATTACACTAATATATACACAATAGATGTGATAAAGATAAACTGTAACAGAATTGTTTTTAGCAGGGCAACATGAATCTGGAGAGCTACTTTGAGAGGATTGGCTACAATGGTCCTTCTGACAAAGCAGATTTGGAAACCCTAAAGAATCTCCACCGGCAACATGTCCTGTCAATCCCATTTGAAAACCTCAGCATTCACTGTGGAGAGTGGATCACCACGGACCTGGAGTCCATCTACACCAAAATTGTGAAGAATAATCGAGGGGGTTGGTGCTTTGAAAACAACCAGCTCTTCTCTTGGGTATTGAAAGAGATGGGCTACACCAACACAACACTGGGGGCAAGAGTGTTCAATAGAGACAAAAAAGAATTTTACCCAGATGAGTCccatctcattaacaaggtccTAATTAATGGGAAATCATACATTGCAGATGTGAGCTTTGGGGTGTCTAATCAACTATGGCATCCCATTGAACTCGTCTCAGGCAAAGATCAACCACAGCTCCCTGGTGTGTTCCGCATTGTGGAGAAAAGTGGAGTGTGGATTTTAGAGAAAACAGGAAGAAAGCCCCTTATTCCAAACGAGAGCTTTGCCAATTCAAGTCTTATAAACAAAACATTAACATCACAAATATACTCCTTTGCTTTAAAACCACGGGACATTGACCACTTCCAGGAGACCTCTAAATTGCTTCAGACCTCACCAGAGTCTCTATTCACAAACAAGTCCATCTGCTCCCTGCAGACACCCTCTGgattcaaggcactcattggcTGGACATATAGTGAAGTCACCTACAATTACCAGGATGGGATTGATCTGCTTGATATGAAGGATATAGCCAATGATGAAATCGATAAAGTATTAAAGGAAGAATTTTCCCTGTCATTAAAGAGTAAACATACtcccaaaaacacaaaagtctGCTACACCCTGTAGTCCAGTAACCACATCTGGTTGAAGCAAAATTTGCTCATTGTTACATATCCTTTCTTATTTAAATGCAAGACTAACCATCCATATGGATAATTCATACACAGAactttttatgaaatgtatgataaCGGGATCTATCAGTGCTGGTTACCAGTGCGTCATgatttggacagcggtacaatttctgttgttttggctctgtactccagcacattggatttgaaatgaaaaattaaatgagactgtcacctttaatttgaggctatttacatacatattggGCAATCCATTACATCCCATATtaggtgcttcatcccacaacaaggcatgatccaaaacatacacgAGTACATGTCTCTTTTATACACCATGTACATGGTATATGtctgtttttaatgtatgttttttttctcagcctcataacggCTTCCTTGAATGTCATTGCCACAAGTCTGGTCCCCACATTGACAAACGGGAATAACTCCATAGGCAATGAAAaccctagaatcaagactagatattgaaagctttcttatatctGCATCAAGAGAGCACTTGAATGCATCAGCGGAGAAGCggactgtccaattacttttggtcctctaaaatgtatataaaaggTTGCGATTCCTACTCAGATCACTGGATATGAAAAAATAGCCTGATATTAAAGGTATCGCACTTCAGCATTAtactcattatttcatttttaattaagcaatatacattttaatggctTTTGTGAATGGAATTTATTCAGCAAAGGTTCtaaatttcattcattttttaaaaaggtcttCACAGCACACTAGTTGGGAAAGGCTGCTTTAATTGAATGATTTAAATAAGTCACTTTTGCTGAGATCTTGCTGATATGCTTGCTATATGACAAACTGAATCAGAATACAATCAGAAAATGCCACAACTGTGGAAAGCTTACTGTATATGGTACCATTCCACATGATTGGAGGTTTACTGGCATCAAAATGCAAAGATAACTCTGTATGTATAATAAGGACAAGAATAAATACAGGTATGTACACCAGGTGGTTATGTATACGAGtgattcattattattcacatTTGACAGCATGGTAAAAATCAGACAACAGGCTGAAAAAGGTCACTGATTCAAGTTTGATGATGACAACAACTAACACAAAGTTATTGTCATTAATTTCACACAGTCGTCAAgagaaactgaactgaacttttCTCTGTGGTGTAAAAGTCTTTCAGAGTTTTCTTGTCAtgtcaacaaaacattttaccaAAATAAAGGTGTTTAGAAAAGCAACCACAAGTAAACGATTCTGAGAGCCTCAGTTAAACCAGGACACAATCTCTCAACAATTCTACTCCATTTTGGCGGTAGGTGTCAGTCGTCGTGGCAGGAGGAAGCCCCTTCCTAAGTTGCACCATCAGAGGGGAAAAATGgtcaacagattttttttctttggttgggttgaaaataaaaatacaaaaaagatcATCAGTAACTTGCAGTAATGGAACTCAATTAGATCAGATAATTGTTTTTGCTTTGGGGACATTGTAAATGTTTTGGTTCCCATATCAGAGTCAAGGTGAAGGTTGGTTTAAATGTATACCGGCACAATTCGGATACAATCCAGGATCTTCCTGCTCGAAAGTCCAAGCTTGGTAGAAATGGTGACATTTCATCAGGATATTGGTCCAAATTATGTCTCCAAATATACAGAGAAAGGATAAAGTAAATACAGACCAACATTCTTAGCTGGCCTTCACAACCTCCGGTCCAAAGttcaacatttatattttcataaaacttaaaacagcagaagaccattcaATCTAAAGGCCAGGCAGTGAAGCACTCAGAAGTATGCATGCTGAGTGCAAAAGGGCTTTCCCCCATTGACTTACATGTAAAAACCCAAGCTGATTTAACAACCAAAGAAAAGCTAATTGGTCGTTTTTCTTAAATACTACATTGTATTATGTGTAGTAACTTGTGAAATAATGGTTGTTTTGGTCCAGaagttttgggaaaatattgaatttttatacctttttttttacagtagaaAGTTTACGGAGCCCTGTGTCCAATCTCTTGTCTAAGGTCTGTAAGAACATAATATACAATGTTGACTAATATATTACTTCAGTGATAGATTAGCTATCTAACTGTTGCAGTTCAGCTGGCAAGCAAAGTGATAATGCAGTTAATATAGTTTGCTTGGCCAATATAAAGCTAAGTCAATAGACAGAAAGCTCTTATGCAGCACGTAATGCATCCGGGTGATTCTCTGCCTGGCCCCTCCCGCGTCCGAACTCTCTCTCCAGGACTTTTATAGACGCTCTCTGGTAAGTTCCCGGCTGTGGATGTCTGAAGTAGCAGCAGGCAAGGGGTAGAGCTTTGGAACCTCCAACTGACTTACTGGTAAATTGCCTAACTGCAAGAATGCGTCTGTTCAGCTGTACCCTCCAGTGGTAGCCTATGTTAATTTGGCAATATGCTTAAAGGATAATTCCGTTTTTTTTCCAACCTTATATTCATCGTACCCAATTTCCATCATTACTTTCTGTTCTATTTGAAAGTGAATGAAATGTTGAAGTTGACATTTTCTGCCGAAAGTGAAAGTAACGGTTTAAACAACTGAATTAATCTACTATTTTATTGgattactccagcacattggatttgaagttgcTATTGTGTGCGGACGAAAGTTTATTCTTTACAGTGATGTGGTTGTGTAAATAGTACAAGTTTTAACTTGCTGTAGTTAGTGGCTCATGTTcgtaaaataatgataaatcCAAAACCTGTTGCAATGGCtaattattcactcagtgaatcATTTGTACCGGAATACACAGCCTTCAGTTAAATTTCACACCGAATCCGGCGACCACAAAGTCATGGTTATTTGAtataagaatacatttaattcGCAATAAAGTTAGGTCTTAGGTAATCAGAATGCTGTTCTTCTACATTGATAGTCTTTTCAGATGACTTGCATACAGTGCCATTTAATTTTAACTGCAATAGGTATATATATTAGGCTAAATTATTCATGCTCATTTAATCACACCAACTTTGTGAATGatagaagtcagaggagaatggcaaaactcaagctgacaggaaggcgacagtaactcaaataactacacattacaacactggtatgcTGCTCTGAACATGCAGCACGTCCAATGTTGAAgtgaatgggctacagcagcagaagaaaaaataagtaataaatacctaataaagtggtcactgagtgcatgtcaAAGATTACACTAATATATACATGATAGATGTGACAAAGATAAACTGTAACAGAATTGTTTTTAGCAGGGCAACATGAATCTGGAGAGCTACTTTGAGAGGATTGGCTACAATGGTCCTTCTGACAAAGCAGATCTGGAAACCCTAAAGAATCTCCACCGGCAACATGTCCTGTCAATCCCATTTGAAAACCTCAGCATTCACTGTGGAGAGTGGATCACCACGGACCTGGAGTCCATCTACACCAAAATTGTGAAGAATAATCGAGGGGGTTGGTGCATGGAAAACAACCATCTCTTCTCATGGGTACTGAAAGAGATGGGCTACACCAACACAACACTGGGGTCAAGAGTGTTCAATAGAGACAAAAAAGAATTTAACCCAAATGAGTCccatctcattaacaaggtccTAATTAATGGGAAATCATACATTGCAGATGTGAGCTTTGGGGTGTCTTATCAACTATGGCATCCCATTGAACTCGTCTCAGGCAAAGATCAACCACAGCTCCCTGGTGTGTTCCGCCTTGTGGAGAAAAGTGGAGTGTGGATTTTAGAGAAAACAGGAAGAAAGCCCCTTATTCCAAATGAGAGCTTTGCCAATTCAAGTCTTATAAACAAAAGCTTAACTTCACAAATGTACTCCTTCACTCTAAAACCACGGGGCATTGACCACTTCCAGGAGACCTCTAATTTCTATCAGACCTCACCAGAGGCTCTATTCACAAACAAGTCCATCTGCTCCCTGCAGACACCCACTGgattcaaggcactcattggcTGGACATATAGTGAAGTCACCTACAATTACCAAGATGGGATTGATCTGCTTGATATGAAGGATATAGCCAATGATGAAATAGATAAAGTATTAAAGGAAGAATTTTCCCTGTCATTAAAGAGTAAACTTACtcccaaaaacacaaaagtctGCTTCAACCTGTAGTCCAGTAACCACATCTGGTTGAAGCAAAATTTGCTCATCGTTACATATCCTTTCTTATTTAAATGCAAGACTAACCATCCATATGGATAATTCATACACAGAactttttatgaaatgtatgataaCGGGAAAACAGTGAATGTGGGCAGCTGATCTATCAGTGCTGGTTACTAGTGCGTCATgatttggacagcggtacaatttctgttgttttggctctgtactccagcacattggatttgaaatgaaaaattaaatgagactgtcacctttaatttgaggctatttacatacatattggGCAATCCATGCAATCCATTACATCCCTTATtaggtgcttcatcccacaacaaggcatgatccaaaacatacacaagTACATGTCTCTTTTATACACCATGTACATGGTATATGtctgtttttaatgtatgtttttttttctcagcctcataacggCTTCCTTGAATGTCATTGCCACAAGTCTGGTCCCCACATTGACAAACGGGAAtaactccaaaggcaatgaaaaccctagaatcaagactagatattgaaagctttcttatatctGCATCAAGagagtgtcgaggacccggccctaggcccgcctgatgagagattgacagaagaggggttaggcaggaatgcatttttaacccctcacacacgccattgaggtggtagtaagaatgcccgtaagaggaaaaatatgtggttcagagataatgtgcagccctacttgtcagcagaggagtctgaagtcggaggacttagatttagggtactaaggagcaaggctaaaggtctgactgaggccatgcgtaacatgaatatataataacattcttggttgagaagtgtgggcttgctcctacaggggaggagcataaggcctggttaaagcaaagagATGAGGAAAACCATGTGGACGATTGGGAAatgaaagagtatgaggagttgggtgatggattacactcggctattaattggatgtcctttgtagattccttaaggcgccacaagaaagagcacctgaagaatgtattgagatggtggaaggcacttactgctggcttgtatgaagtcaaagtgtggagagagtctaggagagactatgacagtgaggcagataacagtgatgaataggctcattaaataagttgcataagagctagtgttttcccCCTCGGTATAATGGGGATATTTCTGGATGAATGTCTTACCAAAATAAGTACACTTCTATACAAGTTataggatatataaggagtgagcttttagacatTAAAAAAGGCTCTTAGGATTTAGCTTAacaagatatctatgggctgttgaggagagagcaacgcaggacaactataatcaagctggagtggtgcGCTCCCTCTGCCTAGTGATGTGTATCTGCAATTCCTCAACGACTTCTGCGTGAACTTGACCTGGAGCCCACCGGAGAAATTGAACAGCAGTACAATGGAGAGGCACATGCTAGGCTGCACTGCAacccccccgacgtgttcgaagactgCTGGAAGTACACGTACCGCTACAGAAGCAGCGGGTCCTCTGACTGGCAGGAGAAGTATAGTTTACCGGACACACCAGTGCaaatcccatacaacaggcactcACGGTATGAAGTGCAGGTCAAGGCTGTCTCCAAGGACATCTGCGGCATTGGAGCCAGTGACTggagcaaagtcacgtctttcgaaagtctgg is part of the Conger conger chromosome 15, fConCon1.1, whole genome shotgun sequence genome and encodes:
- the LOC133111706 gene encoding arylamine N-acetyltransferase, pineal gland isozyme NAT-10-like; translation: MNLESYFERIGYNGPSDKADLETLKNLHRQHVLSIPFENLSIHCGEWITTDLESIYTKIVKNNRGGWCFENNQLFSWVLKEMGYTNTTLGARVFNRDKKEFYPDESHLINKVLINGKSYIADVSFGVSNQLWHPIELVSGKDQPQLPGVFRIVEKSGVWILEKTGRKPLIPNESFANSSLINKTLTSQIYSFALKPRDIDHFQETSKLLQTSPESLFTNKSICSLQTPSGFKALIGWTYSEVTYNYQDGIDLLDMKDIANDEIDKVLKEEFSLSLKSKHTPKNTKVCYTL
- the LOC133112025 gene encoding arylamine N-acetyltransferase, pineal gland isozyme NAT-10-like, producing MNLESYFERIGYNGPSDKADLETLKNLHRQHVLSIPFENLSIHCGEWITTDLESIYTKIVKNNRGGWCMENNHLFSWVLKEMGYTNTTLGSRVFNRDKKEFNPNESHLINKVLINGKSYIADVSFGVSYQLWHPIELVSGKDQPQLPGVFRLVEKSGVWILEKTGRKPLIPNESFANSSLINKSLTSQMYSFTLKPRGIDHFQETSNFYQTSPEALFTNKSICSLQTPTGFKALIGWTYSEVTYNYQDGIDLLDMKDIANDEIDKVLKEEFSLSLKSKLTPKNTKVCFNL